From one Luteolibacter sp. SL250 genomic stretch:
- a CDS encoding thioredoxin family protein: MKAVTWLAATTMSLAALTSTAFANTLEGWSTDVEAALALAKKEKKAVLVEFTGSDWCPPCIIMRKNVFSKKEFVEKASKDYVLVEVDLPKADKALAARNQIVAEKYKIDGFPTVVLLNGEGKEFSRFYASEYPEMDKFLAHIDKKLESKNLD, from the coding sequence ATGAAAGCTGTCACCTGGCTTGCCGCGACCACCATGAGCCTCGCCGCTCTCACCTCCACCGCCTTTGCAAATACTTTGGAAGGTTGGTCCACCGACGTCGAGGCGGCGCTCGCTCTCGCGAAGAAGGAGAAAAAGGCCGTCCTGGTCGAGTTCACCGGCTCCGACTGGTGCCCTCCCTGCATCATCATGCGTAAAAACGTCTTCTCGAAGAAGGAGTTCGTCGAAAAGGCGTCGAAGGACTACGTGCTGGTGGAGGTCGATCTGCCGAAGGCGGACAAGGCGCTCGCCGCCCGCAACCAGATCGTCGCGGAGAAATACAAGATCGACGGCTTTCCGACCGTCGTCCTCCTGAACGGCGAGGGCAAGGAGTTCAGCCGCTTCTACGCGTCCGAGTATCCGGAGATGGACAAGTTCCTCGCCCACATCGACAAGAAGCTGGAGAGCAAGAACCTGGATTGA
- the leuS gene encoding leucine--tRNA ligase, with protein MSDRRKPFPFDEFEPKWQSRWESEKTFRTPGPGDEGFDASKPKYYVLDMFPYPSGAGLHVGHPEGYTATDIIGRYKRKNGFNVLHPMGYDAFGLPAEEHARATGEHPAINTANNIANFRRQLKSLGFAYDWEREIATTDPEYVRWTQWIFLQLYSSYFDEESGKAKNVSELEAKGWTREQIDEVRLAYVANTPVWWSPTLGTVLANEEVEEWKGKNHVVERRPLRQWMLRITKYAQRLIDELDTLDWPDGIKLLQKNWIGRSEGAEVKFDVGGREVVVFTTRPDTLFGATYMVLAPEHPFVPEITTADQKEAVEAYQKAISSKSDLDRGDLNKDKSGVFTGAYATNPVNGEKIPVWIADYVMMGYGTGAIMAVPAHDERDFEFATKFSLPVIQVVQPSDDSDWQGYTAHGTAVNSGFLDGLPTAEAKAKMIVWLGENGKGTKRVQFKLRDWLFSRQRYWGEPFPITWKDGNHHAIPESELPLLAPPLEDYKPSGTPDPLLSKATAWVELPDGSLRETNTMPQWAGSCWYYLRYCDPGNTDRFISKEAEDYWTDDKPGMVDLYVGGTEHAVLHLLYARFWHKVLFDLGHVRTPEPFQKLVNQGLILGEDGQKMSKSRGNVVNPDDVVKEYGADALRLYEMFMGPLEQVKPWQMKGVEGVARFLARVWRVAFEETAEGGWNVSPKIQDVPCTDKELLRVVHETIKKVGEDIEKLSFNTAISQMMICTNAFTQVEVVPLKEFTQFLTVLDPFAPHLAEEINARLGSTAQLSELPWPAYDPEALVRNEIEIVVQVNGKLRDRLSVSKDADEEAVKAVAFESAKVKEHLDGKTIRKVIYVPGKILNVVVG; from the coding sequence ATGTCCGACCGCCGCAAACCATTCCCATTCGACGAATTCGAGCCCAAGTGGCAGTCCCGCTGGGAATCTGAAAAGACCTTCCGCACGCCCGGACCGGGTGACGAGGGCTTCGATGCCAGCAAGCCGAAGTACTACGTGCTCGACATGTTCCCGTATCCCAGCGGCGCGGGCCTGCACGTCGGTCACCCGGAGGGCTACACCGCCACGGACATCATCGGCCGCTACAAGCGGAAGAACGGCTTCAACGTCCTGCATCCCATGGGCTACGACGCCTTTGGTCTGCCAGCCGAAGAGCATGCGCGGGCGACCGGTGAGCATCCCGCGATCAACACCGCCAACAACATCGCGAATTTCCGCCGCCAACTGAAGTCACTGGGCTTTGCCTACGACTGGGAACGCGAGATCGCTACCACCGATCCAGAATACGTCCGGTGGACCCAATGGATTTTCCTGCAACTGTATTCGTCTTACTTCGATGAGGAGTCCGGCAAGGCAAAGAATGTTTCTGAGCTGGAAGCCAAAGGTTGGACCCGTGAGCAGATCGACGAGGTCCGCTTGGCATACGTTGCCAATACCCCGGTCTGGTGGTCTCCAACGCTCGGCACCGTGCTGGCCAATGAAGAGGTGGAAGAATGGAAAGGCAAAAACCACGTGGTGGAGCGCCGTCCGCTTCGCCAGTGGATGCTGCGCATCACCAAGTACGCCCAGCGCCTGATCGACGAGCTGGACACGCTCGACTGGCCGGATGGCATCAAGCTGCTGCAGAAGAATTGGATCGGCCGCAGCGAGGGCGCGGAAGTGAAGTTCGATGTCGGTGGCCGCGAGGTCGTCGTTTTCACCACCCGCCCGGACACCCTGTTCGGTGCCACCTACATGGTGCTGGCGCCGGAGCATCCTTTCGTTCCGGAAATCACCACCGCGGATCAGAAGGAAGCGGTCGAAGCCTACCAGAAAGCCATTTCATCCAAGTCCGACCTGGATCGCGGCGACCTGAACAAGGACAAGTCCGGCGTTTTCACCGGCGCCTATGCCACCAACCCGGTGAACGGCGAGAAGATCCCCGTGTGGATCGCGGACTACGTCATGATGGGCTACGGCACCGGCGCGATCATGGCCGTGCCCGCGCACGACGAGCGGGACTTTGAGTTTGCGACGAAGTTCAGCCTGCCGGTCATCCAGGTGGTCCAGCCATCGGATGATTCCGATTGGCAGGGCTACACCGCCCACGGCACCGCCGTGAACTCCGGCTTCCTCGACGGCCTGCCCACCGCCGAAGCCAAGGCGAAGATGATCGTCTGGCTGGGCGAGAACGGCAAAGGCACCAAGCGCGTGCAGTTCAAGCTGCGCGACTGGCTGTTCTCCCGCCAGCGTTACTGGGGCGAGCCGTTCCCGATCACCTGGAAGGACGGCAACCACCATGCCATCCCGGAAAGCGAGCTGCCGCTCCTGGCCCCGCCGCTGGAGGACTACAAGCCGAGCGGCACGCCGGATCCGCTGTTGAGCAAGGCAACCGCATGGGTCGAACTGCCGGACGGCTCACTGCGTGAAACCAACACCATGCCCCAGTGGGCGGGTTCGTGTTGGTACTACCTGCGCTACTGCGACCCGGGCAACACGGACCGCTTCATTTCCAAGGAAGCCGAGGACTACTGGACGGACGACAAGCCAGGCATGGTCGATCTCTACGTCGGTGGTACGGAACATGCCGTACTCCACCTGCTTTACGCCCGCTTCTGGCACAAGGTCCTGTTCGACCTCGGCCACGTCCGAACTCCGGAGCCGTTCCAGAAGCTGGTCAACCAGGGCCTGATCCTCGGTGAGGACGGGCAGAAGATGTCGAAGTCCCGCGGCAACGTGGTGAACCCTGACGACGTCGTGAAGGAATACGGCGCTGACGCGCTGCGCCTGTATGAGATGTTCATGGGCCCGCTGGAGCAGGTGAAGCCATGGCAGATGAAGGGTGTGGAGGGCGTCGCCCGATTCCTCGCCCGCGTCTGGCGCGTCGCCTTCGAGGAGACCGCGGAAGGCGGCTGGAACGTCTCGCCGAAGATCCAGGACGTGCCCTGCACGGACAAGGAACTGCTGCGCGTCGTCCACGAAACGATCAAGAAGGTCGGCGAGGACATCGAGAAGCTGAGCTTCAACACCGCCATCTCCCAGATGATGATCTGCACGAACGCCTTCACCCAGGTGGAGGTTGTGCCGCTGAAGGAGTTCACCCAGTTCCTCACTGTGCTGGACCCCTTCGCCCCGCACCTCGCGGAGGAGATCAATGCCCGCCTCGGCTCCACCGCCCAGCTTTCCGAGTTGCCATGGCCTGCCTACGATCCCGAAGCACTCGTCCGCAACGAGATCGAGATCGTCGTCCAGGTGAACGGCAAGCTGCGCGACCGCCTGAGCGTGTCGAAGGACGCGGACGAGGAAGCAGTGAAAGCCGTCGCCTTCGAAAGCGCGAAGGTGAAAGAGCACCTGGATGGCAAGACCATCCGCAAGGTCATCTACGTCCCGGGCAAGATCCTGAACGTCGTCGTCGGATAA
- a CDS encoding AAA family ATPase, whose product MLPNKIILVGSDFGSYKIEGEEDNNKFGKLEKVNIFVGENNSGKSRFLRSILKSEPLIIGSEIHDSVVQLHRKFQADYRTLMATYQCAEVREWTDTINKLEDVSVAREQVQISTSLRSALKMIGKTESASFRPHQFNYSYSGVDILKGFKKLASEAEKELDKILIKENFVSKRYYVPILRGLRPIGSPGSDPYCDATLQAYGKSSDVNIFTGQNLYTELKRLLLGDLAERRIVADFQNFVGEVFFEGRPVALIPKYNSEGIIDVKIGDEKEYPIHHLGDGIQSIIIIAFIMFRNRDINLMLGIEEPDLFLHPGLQRMLMKLFVSEKFPNHQIFFTTHSNHMLDVTLSSEYSISIFSFQKSLQVGESPEHEAKFNVFNVSNEDSRPLGILGVNNSSVFLSNCTIWVEGITDRRYISRFLSLYTEELRSEAGKNGGDLPRVYKENLHYSFVEYAGANITHWSFLDSIEDAIIVERLCSKLFLIVDRDTETGKKVQRRQELQDKLGERFYCLMAKEIENVLSLDTIKKVVSFYERGDSDFTDTKADHSNVPLGSFIEKKLLKEKKRSGSYQDGNTISDKLKFCDIALKNLNSIDDMTDEAKALSEKLYKFISDNNN is encoded by the coding sequence ATGTTGCCTAATAAAATAATTTTGGTGGGGAGTGACTTTGGTTCATATAAAATTGAGGGTGAGGAGGATAATAATAAGTTCGGAAAACTAGAAAAGGTGAACATTTTTGTGGGTGAAAATAATTCGGGGAAAAGCCGATTTTTGAGATCCATATTGAAATCTGAACCTTTGATCATTGGTAGTGAAATTCACGATTCTGTTGTTCAGCTTCATAGGAAATTTCAAGCAGACTACCGAACCCTGATGGCTACCTATCAGTGCGCCGAAGTCCGAGAATGGACGGATACTATAAATAAACTTGAAGATGTTAGTGTAGCGCGAGAACAGGTTCAAATATCCACCTCACTAAGATCGGCGCTGAAAATGATCGGAAAAACGGAAAGCGCTTCTTTCAGACCTCACCAATTTAACTACAGCTATTCCGGAGTAGATATATTGAAGGGATTTAAGAAGCTCGCTTCCGAGGCTGAGAAGGAACTTGATAAGATTCTTATCAAGGAAAATTTTGTTTCAAAGAGATATTATGTACCGATTTTGCGAGGATTGAGGCCGATTGGAAGTCCTGGTTCTGACCCATATTGTGACGCTACACTGCAAGCATATGGAAAATCTAGCGATGTAAACATATTCACAGGCCAGAACCTTTACACAGAACTAAAAAGGCTACTGTTGGGCGATTTGGCGGAACGTAGGATAGTGGCTGATTTCCAGAATTTTGTTGGTGAGGTCTTTTTTGAGGGGCGCCCTGTCGCCCTTATTCCTAAATATAACTCAGAGGGTATAATTGATGTTAAGATAGGTGATGAGAAAGAATATCCAATTCATCACTTAGGGGATGGAATACAATCGATCATTATAATTGCATTCATAATGTTTCGTAATCGAGACATCAATCTGATGCTGGGAATAGAAGAGCCTGATCTTTTTTTGCATCCTGGCCTCCAGAGAATGCTGATGAAGTTATTTGTGAGCGAGAAGTTTCCCAATCATCAGATATTTTTCACCACTCATTCTAATCACATGTTAGATGTTACTCTGTCATCCGAGTATAGCATTTCTATATTTTCTTTTCAGAAATCCCTTCAAGTTGGCGAATCTCCTGAGCATGAAGCGAAATTCAATGTTTTTAACGTCAGCAATGAAGATTCCAGGCCCTTAGGGATCTTGGGTGTGAATAACTCTTCTGTGTTTTTGTCGAATTGCACAATTTGGGTAGAAGGGATTACGGATAGGAGATATATATCTAGATTTTTAAGTTTATATACGGAGGAGTTGAGGAGTGAGGCTGGGAAAAATGGAGGTGATCTTCCGAGGGTATATAAAGAAAATCTTCACTATTCTTTTGTGGAATATGCTGGTGCAAACATCACGCATTGGTCATTTCTTGATTCGATTGAAGATGCTATAATTGTAGAGAGGCTTTGTTCCAAGTTGTTCTTGATTGTTGATCGAGATACCGAAACAGGTAAGAAGGTTCAGCGTAGACAGGAGCTTCAAGATAAGTTAGGAGAAAGATTCTATTGTTTGATGGCTAAAGAAATTGAGAACGTCCTGTCGCTTGATACGATAAAAAAGGTAGTCTCATTCTACGAGAGAGGAGATTCCGATTTCACGGATACAAAAGCTGATCACTCCAACGTACCTTTGGGTTCCTTCATTGAGAAAAAGCTTTTGAAAGAAAAAAAGAGATCGGGATCGTATCAAGATGGCAACACGATATCAGACAAGTTAAAATTTTGTGATATTGCGCTGAAAAATCTAAATTCAATAGATGATATGACCGATGAGGCGAAGGCGCTATCTGAAAAATTATACAAATTTATTTCGGATAACAATAATTAA
- the rdgB gene encoding RdgB/HAM1 family non-canonical purine NTP pyrophosphatase — MLSAAPRLIVATRNAHKTAEIRSMLGGRFEVVDATAFPEFPEIEETGTTFLENARLKAEGISRLIDGWVLSDDSGLEVDALGGAPGVWSSSYGGEEGNNEKNNARLMTEMAGKTERGGRFVCTMVLAKDGKERANFSGAVEGDIIDEPRGSEGFGYDPLFIPTGYDRTFSELGDAVKNTLSHRSRALSQITAWLDINF, encoded by the coding sequence ATGCTGTCCGCCGCGCCGCGCCTCATCGTCGCCACCCGCAATGCCCATAAAACCGCCGAAATCCGTTCCATGCTGGGCGGACGGTTCGAGGTGGTGGACGCGACCGCATTTCCGGAATTCCCTGAGATCGAGGAGACTGGAACGACCTTTCTGGAGAATGCCCGGCTGAAGGCGGAGGGCATCAGCCGCCTGATCGACGGATGGGTGCTGTCCGACGATTCGGGCCTGGAAGTGGACGCGCTCGGCGGCGCGCCCGGCGTGTGGTCGTCCAGCTACGGCGGCGAGGAAGGGAACAATGAGAAAAACAACGCCCGCCTGATGACCGAGATGGCCGGAAAAACCGAACGCGGAGGCCGCTTTGTCTGCACGATGGTCCTGGCAAAGGACGGGAAGGAGCGCGCCAACTTTAGCGGCGCGGTGGAGGGCGACATCATCGATGAACCCCGCGGCAGCGAGGGCTTCGGCTACGATCCCCTTTTCATCCCAACGGGTTACGACCGGACCTTTTCCGAGCTGGGCGACGCGGTGAAAAACACCCTGAGCCATCGGTCGCGTGCTCTATCGCAAATTACCGCTTGGTTGGATATTAATTTTTAA
- a CDS encoding rhomboid family intramembrane serine protease, whose translation MSNPPSLPPEGYRIPSQNKWFRHGLFLVGMPVEIRQTITVKKPWFTWIFSGLLVLCSIVFWVDPDVWRPLVFHPSSTGLAWWLGAFGYTLLHADPLHLAGNLYFLLIFGNNVECRFGRRRTVGLFFASSVTGAFLHGLANVHPLIGASGGVFGVVTFYALLFPHARILWLPFGWIVNASTLLFGRGFVARGMSVKAFIILYFALQFVLLHQQIFLNGTVSALAHLGGGLAGAVIWWAWKKNWLP comes from the coding sequence GTGAGCAACCCTCCGTCGCTGCCCCCGGAAGGATACCGCATCCCCAGCCAAAACAAGTGGTTCCGCCACGGGCTGTTCCTCGTCGGCATGCCCGTCGAGATCCGCCAGACGATCACGGTCAAAAAGCCGTGGTTCACGTGGATTTTTTCCGGCCTGCTGGTGCTCTGCAGCATCGTGTTTTGGGTGGATCCGGACGTCTGGCGGCCGCTGGTCTTCCATCCATCATCCACCGGCCTCGCCTGGTGGTTGGGAGCGTTCGGCTACACGCTTCTCCACGCGGATCCGCTCCACTTGGCGGGCAATCTCTACTTCCTCCTCATCTTCGGCAACAACGTGGAATGCCGCTTCGGCCGCAGGCGGACCGTGGGTCTGTTCTTCGCCTCGTCCGTCACCGGAGCCTTCCTCCACGGTCTCGCGAACGTGCACCCGCTCATCGGGGCCAGCGGCGGGGTGTTCGGTGTTGTCACCTTCTACGCCCTGCTGTTCCCCCACGCCCGGATCCTGTGGCTTCCCTTCGGCTGGATCGTGAATGCGAGCACGCTGCTCTTTGGCCGCGGGTTTGTCGCCCGCGGCATGTCGGTGAAGGCTTTCATCATCCTCTACTTCGCTCTCCAGTTCGTCCTGCTGCACCAGCAGATCTTCCTGAACGGCACCGTCTCCGCCCTCGCCCACCTGGGCGGCGGGCTTGCCGGTGCCGTCATCTGGTGGGCGTGGAAGAAGAACTGGCTGCCGTGA
- a CDS encoding NlpC/P60 family protein encodes MKRFLILLALLPLVGGAVSCSSQVKAKQPVSYRFSHGETALLRDGMAYAPRKAPDAVKRAIAAGNRLQNKPYKWGGGHAKKNDTGYDCSGTVSYVLREAGLLKGSMPSSGYFNYGKKGEGDWITVYTRKGHVFMTVAGLRLDTGGPGGRSGPRWKPQTRAGKGHVMRHPSGL; translated from the coding sequence GTGAAACGCTTTCTGATACTCCTCGCCCTACTTCCCCTCGTTGGCGGAGCCGTTTCCTGCTCCAGCCAGGTCAAGGCCAAGCAGCCTGTCTCCTACCGCTTCAGCCATGGCGAAACCGCCCTGCTCAGGGACGGCATGGCCTACGCCCCGCGCAAGGCTCCGGACGCCGTGAAGCGCGCGATCGCCGCGGGCAACCGCCTCCAGAACAAGCCCTACAAATGGGGCGGCGGCCACGCGAAGAAGAACGATACCGGCTACGACTGCTCCGGAACCGTCTCCTACGTCCTCCGTGAGGCCGGCCTGCTGAAAGGCTCCATGCCCTCCAGCGGCTACTTCAACTACGGCAAGAAGGGCGAAGGCGACTGGATCACGGTCTACACGCGGAAAGGCCACGTCTTCATGACCGTCGCCGGCCTGCGCCTGGACACCGGCGGCCCCGGCGGACGCTCCGGCCCACGCTGGAAGCCACAGACCCGCGCGGGCAAAGGCCACGTGATGCGGCATCCTTCGGGACTCTGA
- a CDS encoding FAD-dependent oxidoreductase translates to MSFSDRRNFVKFSAAAIAAGAIGNSKADSLRSDRRKLSTGILICGGGCAGTAAALAAARSGAKVILVEKAPFAGGIITSVGLPYFDGIADIKTKRVVVKGIALELLSKSGVCAADAKTVKIHNPTIPNTFEFKILLDRLLQERKENLTVLFNTMVCGVHSDGGRIRSVTVANKDGLTEIEAKTVIDCSGDADVAAWAGAPFEQNKEVQPLTLHFRIGHVKSTATLGKDCKEALAKAQAAGELPHYYGPGIMFLFGKDEIYVHGVRVPADPTNAADLSRAEMQGRADAHAMFRAWKRDVPAFSESYFLEAYPWIGVRESRRITGQYVLNEDDLMKGNRFDDAIATGCWYLDLHPNKTTVGSANDFAPEKVQPAPYDIPYRSLLPQKIENLLVAGRCHSATRGAHASTRVTVTAMAMGEAAGVAASMAVKGNTSVQEIDGQRVREALEKVGGGPFTEG, encoded by the coding sequence ATGAGCTTTAGCGACAGACGAAATTTTGTGAAATTCTCCGCTGCTGCGATTGCCGCCGGAGCAATAGGGAATTCTAAAGCAGATAGTCTGCGATCTGATCGCAGGAAGCTCTCAACCGGCATCCTCATCTGTGGCGGAGGCTGCGCGGGAACTGCCGCCGCTCTGGCAGCGGCCCGGTCCGGGGCGAAGGTCATCCTTGTTGAAAAGGCTCCCTTCGCCGGGGGCATCATCACCAGCGTGGGACTGCCGTATTTCGATGGCATCGCGGATATCAAAACGAAGCGGGTGGTGGTGAAGGGGATCGCGCTGGAGTTGCTTTCAAAGTCCGGCGTGTGCGCGGCGGATGCGAAGACGGTGAAGATCCACAACCCGACGATCCCGAACACTTTCGAGTTCAAGATCCTGCTGGATCGCCTGCTGCAGGAGCGGAAGGAGAACCTGACCGTGTTGTTCAACACCATGGTCTGCGGGGTTCACTCCGACGGCGGGCGGATCCGCAGCGTGACCGTGGCGAACAAGGACGGACTGACCGAGATCGAGGCGAAGACGGTGATCGACTGCAGCGGCGACGCGGATGTGGCGGCGTGGGCGGGCGCGCCGTTCGAGCAGAACAAGGAGGTCCAGCCGCTGACGCTGCACTTCCGGATCGGTCATGTGAAATCGACCGCGACCCTGGGCAAGGATTGCAAGGAAGCGCTGGCCAAGGCGCAGGCGGCGGGGGAGCTGCCGCACTACTACGGACCTGGTATCATGTTCCTTTTCGGCAAGGATGAGATCTACGTCCACGGCGTGCGTGTCCCGGCGGACCCGACCAATGCGGCGGACCTTTCCCGGGCGGAGATGCAGGGCCGGGCGGATGCCCACGCCATGTTCCGCGCCTGGAAGCGGGATGTGCCCGCGTTTTCCGAATCCTACTTCCTGGAGGCCTATCCGTGGATCGGCGTGCGGGAATCCCGCCGCATCACCGGACAGTATGTGCTCAACGAGGACGACCTGATGAAGGGCAACCGCTTCGACGACGCCATCGCCACCGGTTGCTGGTACCTGGACCTGCACCCGAACAAGACGACCGTCGGCAGCGCCAACGACTTCGCTCCGGAAAAGGTCCAGCCCGCGCCGTATGACATCCCCTACCGTTCGCTCCTGCCGCAGAAGATCGAGAACCTGCTGGTCGCGGGTCGCTGTCACTCCGCCACCCGCGGCGCGCATGCCTCCACCCGCGTGACCGTCACCGCCATGGCCATGGGCGAGGCCGCCGGTGTCGCCGCCAGCATGGCGGTGAAGGGAAACACCTCCGTCCAGGAGATCGACGGACAAAGAGTGAGGGAGGCCTTGGAGAAGGTCGGTGGCGGCCCCTTCACGGAGGGTTGA
- a CDS encoding alpha/beta fold hydrolase, with protein MPLIEHSTYRAPWWLPGGHLQTIVPALFRRVKPVTTLRERLELDDGDFLDLAWSGKSSRRLAILSHGLEGSSDAAYIQSMARSLVAAGWDALAWNFRGCGTEPNRLLSFYHSGATEDLDAVIRHALAVHPAEQIDLIGFSLGGNLTLKYLGEPRERPEQLRRALAFSVPCDLADSARKLSDPANRLYMRRFLRSLRTKLRVKESLFPGSLDLAGLDQIADFLQFDDRFTAPLHGFRNAEDYWTRSSCRQFLPHIRIPTLLVNALNDPFLGEKCYPREEARESEWFSLETPQGGGHVSFPRNKFSSFTIQHSER; from the coding sequence GTGCCGCTGATCGAGCATTCCACCTACCGCGCCCCATGGTGGCTGCCGGGCGGCCACTTGCAGACCATTGTCCCCGCTCTTTTCCGGCGGGTGAAACCCGTCACCACCCTGCGGGAGCGGTTGGAACTGGACGACGGCGACTTCCTCGACCTCGCTTGGTCCGGGAAATCGTCGAGGCGGCTCGCCATCCTCTCCCACGGCCTGGAGGGCAGCAGCGATGCCGCCTACATCCAGAGCATGGCGCGCTCGCTCGTCGCCGCCGGGTGGGACGCCCTCGCGTGGAACTTCCGCGGCTGCGGCACGGAGCCGAACCGCCTGCTCTCCTTCTACCACAGCGGGGCCACGGAGGACCTGGACGCCGTCATCCGCCATGCCCTCGCCGTCCACCCGGCAGAGCAGATCGACCTCATCGGCTTCAGCCTCGGTGGCAATCTCACGTTGAAATACCTCGGCGAGCCGCGCGAACGCCCGGAGCAACTCCGCCGCGCCCTCGCCTTCTCCGTTCCGTGCGATCTCGCGGACTCCGCCCGCAAGCTGTCGGACCCCGCCAACCGCCTCTACATGCGGCGCTTCCTGCGCTCCCTCCGCACCAAGCTCCGCGTGAAGGAATCCCTTTTCCCCGGCTCCCTCGATCTCGCCGGGCTGGACCAGATCGCCGACTTCCTCCAGTTCGACGACCGCTTCACCGCCCCGCTCCACGGCTTCAGGAACGCGGAGGACTACTGGACCCGCAGCAGTTGCCGCCAGTTCCTGCCGCACATCCGCATCCCGACGTTGCTGGTGAATGCGCTCAACGATCCGTTCTTGGGGGAGAAGTGTTACCCGAGGGAGGAAGCACGGGAGAGCGAGTGGTTCTCACTGGAGACGCCGCAGGGTGGAGGGCATGTCAGTTTTCCAAGAAATAAATTTTCTTCCTTCACAATACAGCATTCTGAGAGATAG